A genomic region of Clostridiaceae bacterium contains the following coding sequences:
- a CDS encoding flagellar hook-basal body protein, protein MIRGLYTSGWSMLANNKKMDVITNNLSNVNTYGYKRDVTVFQSFPEALTMRMNEKDLIGRKTSNIGTMELGSDIGEIHTYYSQGSLLKTDDKYNFAIKDSDLSFFTIGVPDQDGTINEYYTRDGSFTINSNNELTTSEGFLVLGEGGPIVLEDGDFFIERDGTIIQYGEVVDKLLIRTFADNSGLRKVGSNLLQSVNNNYEGVPFEGTIVQGYVEQSNVNIIKEMVEMINVMRAYESNQKMIQVQDSTLEKAVNEVGAVR, encoded by the coding sequence ATGATAAGAGGCTTATATACCTCCGGTTGGAGCATGTTGGCAAATAATAAAAAAATGGATGTTATTACAAATAACCTTTCAAATGTCAATACCTACGGGTATAAAAGAGATGTTACAGTTTTTCAGAGCTTCCCTGAGGCTTTGACTATGCGCATGAATGAAAAGGATTTAATCGGCAGGAAGACTTCAAATATAGGCACCATGGAACTTGGAAGTGATATAGGTGAAATTCATACATATTACAGTCAGGGAAGTCTTCTTAAAACTGATGATAAATATAATTTTGCCATTAAAGATTCAGATCTTTCTTTTTTCACTATTGGAGTTCCAGATCAGGACGGAACAATAAATGAATACTACACAAGAGATGGATCCTTCACAATAAATTCAAACAATGAACTTACCACATCAGAGGGCTTTTTGGTTCTGGGAGAAGGAGGACCAATAGTACTGGAAGATGGAGATTTTTTCATTGAAAGGGATGGAACTATCATTCAGTATGGTGAAGTAGTAGACAAGCTCTTAATCAGGACTTTTGCCGATAACAGCGGGCTGAGAAAGGTAGGCTCAAACTTGTTGCAGAGCGTCAACAACAATTATGAAGGAGTACCTTTTGAGGGGACTATTGTACAAGGATATGTGGAACAGTCTAATGTGAATATAATAAAAGAAATGGTAGAAATGATTAATGTAATGAGAGCATATGAATCAAATCAAAAAATGATTCAAGTTCAGGACAGCACTCTTGAGAAGGCTGTAAACGAAGTTGGGGCAGTAAGATAG
- the flgG gene encoding flagellar basal-body rod protein FlgG, producing the protein MMRSLWTAGSGMLAQQLNVDVIANNLANVNTTSFKKDRVEFKDLMYETIERANILENEGRPVNLQVGHGTVPVSTVKSFTMGSLESTDNPLDLAINGEAFFMVLNPAGNVIYTRDGSFKVSMSEYGRILTTSEGYPVLDDTWNEIIIDVDIDKLVISEDGELSYIDESGVTVPLGQRIGLVKFANVKGLESIGRNYYAETDASGEPIPDWEQGERSIIMQRYLETSNVQIVEEMVKLIVAQRAYEISSKAVQSSDEMMGIANNLKR; encoded by the coding sequence ATGATGAGATCTTTATGGACTGCTGGGTCCGGGATGCTTGCACAACAGTTAAATGTAGATGTGATAGCAAATAATCTGGCAAATGTTAATACAACATCTTTTAAAAAGGACAGAGTAGAATTCAAGGATCTTATGTACGAGACTATTGAAAGGGCAAATATCCTTGAGAACGAAGGACGTCCGGTTAACCTGCAAGTGGGACATGGAACAGTTCCTGTTTCTACAGTTAAAAGTTTTACTATGGGCAGTTTGGAGTCAACAGATAATCCTCTTGATTTAGCTATAAATGGAGAAGCGTTCTTTATGGTATTAAATCCCGCAGGTAATGTAATTTATACCAGAGATGGAAGCTTTAAAGTATCTATGTCTGAATACGGAAGGATACTTACAACATCAGAAGGATACCCAGTACTGGATGATACATGGAATGAGATAATAATAGATGTGGATATAGATAAATTAGTTATTTCTGAGGATGGGGAATTAAGTTATATAGACGAATCAGGAGTTACTGTCCCCCTGGGGCAGCGTATTGGTCTGGTTAAATTTGCTAATGTTAAGGGTCTTGAAAGTATAGGAAGAAACTATTATGCTGAAACTGATGCTTCTGGTGAACCTATACCTGATTGGGAACAGGGGGAAAGGAGTATTATAATGCAGCGTTATCTGGAAACTTCAAATGTTCAGATTGTTGAAGAAATGGTCAAATTAATCGTTGCACAGAGAGCTTATGAAATTAGTTCGAAAGCGGTCCAGTCTTCCGATGAAATGATGGGAATAGCAAATAATTTGAAAAGATAG
- a CDS encoding flagellar biosynthesis protein FlgJ, whose amino-acid sequence MNISRIIDMGTSEVINNRINTYEQNDFEKIFQKAIEKNDDKALRKSCMEMEKIFLAMLFKQMKATVPKSRLVPENQGEDILNSFIDEAFIEEASKSNSFGLAKMLYNQLK is encoded by the coding sequence ATGAATATAAGTAGGATTATTGATATGGGAACCTCTGAGGTTATTAATAACAGGATTAATACCTACGAACAAAATGATTTCGAGAAGATATTCCAAAAAGCTATAGAAAAAAACGATGATAAGGCTTTGAGAAAATCTTGCATGGAGATGGAAAAGATATTTCTTGCTATGTTATTCAAGCAGATGAAAGCTACCGTTCCAAAATCCCGATTAGTTCCTGAAAATCAGGGAGAAGATATTTTGAATTCTTTCATTGATGAAGCATTTATAGAGGAAGCTTCAAAAAGCAATAGTTTTGGATTGGCGAAAATGTTGTATAATCAGTTAAAGTAG
- a CDS encoding phosphodiester glycosidase family protein: MGTWGKTHFIKNGIIVTLLVFLLSVVIISFYKNGINQNEPATEKENNSTETTEIHETEEKINPIKYRRISEKIEGVKQEINILEIDLKHGLVEIFPVLSHDLIFGFEKLSSMALRHKAYAAVNGGFFYEYGEPAGMVIIHGELITNSTGKYPVFMTDGKKAELKELASRVWIEINGRKLYIDGINVEGGPGDIVIYTPYFGLTNRAEEKNKTAIVENGVVKEVVSTASETSIPKNGFLITMFDDLKDYVKDHIDIKIDIGENITFGIDPDLVENVQAYECGSWIVKDGNIVIGKTDEWIGVLTNRDPRTVLGLKDSHTVVLLTVDGRQPGYSAGFTAEELGRFLLSQGIKDAAMLDGGASTEMIIEGNIINKPSFKGEERPLCGGIVVRYLD; this comes from the coding sequence GTGGGAACCTGGGGCAAAACACATTTTATAAAAAATGGAATTATAGTAACTCTTCTAGTATTTTTGTTGTCTGTTGTAATCATTTCTTTTTATAAAAATGGCATTAATCAGAATGAACCTGCAACTGAAAAAGAGAATAATAGTACTGAAACAACTGAGATTCATGAAACTGAAGAGAAGATAAATCCTATTAAATATAGACGTATCAGTGAAAAAATAGAGGGAGTAAAGCAGGAAATAAATATTCTTGAAATAGATCTTAAACATGGGCTTGTAGAAATATTTCCGGTACTTTCCCATGATCTTATCTTTGGATTTGAAAAGCTTTCATCCATGGCTTTGAGACATAAAGCTTATGCGGCAGTCAACGGCGGTTTTTTTTATGAATATGGAGAACCTGCAGGAATGGTTATAATACATGGTGAACTCATAACTAATTCGACAGGTAAATATCCGGTATTTATGACAGACGGAAAAAAAGCTGAACTGAAGGAACTGGCATCAAGAGTGTGGATAGAGATAAACGGAAGAAAGTTGTATATAGACGGCATTAATGTGGAAGGTGGCCCCGGAGATATTGTTATTTATACTCCATATTTTGGTCTCACTAACAGAGCAGAAGAAAAGAATAAAACTGCCATAGTCGAGAATGGAGTAGTCAAAGAAGTTGTAAGTACGGCATCAGAGACCTCAATACCAAAGAATGGCTTTCTTATAACCATGTTTGATGATTTAAAAGATTATGTAAAGGATCACATTGATATAAAAATAGATATAGGGGAAAATATCACATTTGGGATAGACCCTGACCTGGTGGAAAATGTACAGGCATATGAATGTGGCAGCTGGATTGTAAAAGATGGCAATATAGTGATCGGAAAGACAGATGAATGGATTGGGGTATTAACAAATCGTGATCCGAGAACAGTTCTCGGATTGAAAGATAGCCACACTGTTGTACTTTTAACAGTTGACGGGAGGCAACCAGGATACAGTGCCGGGTTTACGGCAGAAGAATTAGGCAGGTTTTTGTTATCACAAGGTATTAAAGACGCAGCTATGCTAGATGGAGGTGCTTCCACCGAGATGATAATTGAAGGCAATATTATAAATAAGCCATCTTTCAAAGGCGAAGAACGGCCCTTATGTGGAGGCATAGTGGTAAGATATTTAGATTAA
- a CDS encoding AAA family ATPase, producing MKRLTLIIVDEEKEYVDALSDFILENFPGKFSIYSFTNKTIFTKYMVEEYSPYDILLINPSLYDESLPEGKQGIVIFLAETIGDNCRDGNKTAIYKYQSGRAIVQEIVRIYSERRNTGKYITGNVKETKVIAVYSPAGGTGKTTLALSIGICCAKKSLRTLYINLEDIYSAGQFFDTYEKPGLSNIIYYSKLMNKDILSKIEEIKCIDPNYSLCYIGPPDSVLDLDELEPEDLQYILKELKQSGIYDLIIVDMSGGSNKKNFTIFDASDEIIFVLSQEQYCHEKTHMIMKELERYCQKAGTDYLYKIVPVVNKYKVSICAETVKEGTLDSPEKYNEDLFMGKIEYKIPYVRRVPFIQSIPEINLSGKKDENCENFIEGIMQLVNRYV from the coding sequence ATGAAACGGCTGACTCTTATTATTGTAGACGAGGAAAAAGAGTACGTAGATGCACTTTCTGATTTTATTTTGGAGAATTTTCCAGGAAAATTTTCTATATATTCTTTCACTAATAAAACAATCTTTACAAAATATATGGTTGAAGAATATTCCCCCTATGATATTTTATTAATCAATCCAAGTCTGTATGATGAATCATTACCTGAGGGGAAACAGGGTATTGTTATATTCCTGGCCGAGACTATTGGTGATAATTGCAGGGATGGTAATAAAACAGCCATATATAAATATCAAAGTGGAAGGGCAATTGTACAGGAAATAGTCAGGATATATTCAGAAAGAAGGAATACAGGAAAATATATAACTGGAAATGTCAAAGAAACAAAAGTGATTGCTGTTTACTCTCCTGCCGGAGGCACAGGAAAAACTACTTTAGCTTTGAGTATAGGAATCTGTTGTGCCAAGAAGTCATTGAGAACTCTTTATATTAACCTGGAGGATATATATTCTGCAGGACAATTTTTTGACACATATGAAAAACCTGGGTTATCAAACATTATATATTATTCAAAATTAATGAATAAAGATATATTGTCGAAAATTGAAGAAATCAAATGTATAGATCCAAATTATAGTTTATGTTATATAGGGCCTCCTGATAGTGTTCTGGACCTGGATGAACTTGAGCCTGAAGATTTACAGTATATTTTGAAGGAATTAAAGCAATCTGGAATCTATGACCTGATTATTGTAGATATGTCCGGAGGCTCAAATAAAAAGAATTTCACTATATTTGATGCAAGTGACGAAATAATTTTTGTATTATCCCAGGAGCAGTATTGCCATGAGAAGACTCATATGATTATGAAGGAACTTGAACGATATTGCCAAAAGGCCGGAACAGACTATTTATACAAGATTGTTCCCGTAGTAAATAAATATAAAGTATCTATATGCGCAGAAACTGTCAAGGAAGGAACTTTAGATAGTCCTGAAAAATATAATGAAGATTTGTTTATGGGTAAGATAGAATACAAAATTCCTTATGTAAGGAGAGTTCCTTTTATTCAGAGTATTCCAGAAATCAATCTGTCAGGAAAGAAAGATGAAAACTGTGAGAATTTCATTGAGGGAATAATGCAACTGGTTAATAGATATGTTTAA